A section of the Deinococcus taeanensis genome encodes:
- a CDS encoding S9 family peptidase, with the protein MSTPPRALRKPTVHDLHGHQRPDDYHWLKTQGKRDPEVLAYLTAENEHLAQVMGTLRAEQQAIYQELLSHVQERDDQPEVTRGGYAYFTRTVEGQAHAIYMRRPLTGSPGAPEAEETLLDLNALKATEGLDNVWVSHTAPSPDGRRWAFLLDTTGQEIWELRVLDTQTGTLAEPALSGLGGWVLGWSADGAALYYSTDDATQRSWQVWRHTLGQPQANDELLFQENDPTFRVGAFVTENGATLLIGSSSNMATEWWALSTHDPQARPALLLGRERGTEVPALTDGGDHWLALTNQGGASEFRLVRLNKRPDGQPLAWADAAEVLPYTLARYLTGMRLFSGHLLLAGREGGFTRLWVLPRNDAGYGQARPVSFPESSCTVRIGPNHVFTAGAARITYTSLTRPLEHLDLHLDALTTTLVKVTPVPDYDPALYVSEQRWVTAPDGEQVPVSLLRRHDTLLPAPTLLYGYGSYGMSMDPAFSFTRLPLVDRGWVWAIAHIRGGSEQGRRWYDAGRLERKMNTFTDFIAAGEALRGAGVARELVAMGRSAGGLLMGAAVNLRPDLWTAAFVGVPFVDVLSTMLDDSIPLTTAEYDEWGNPNHAGQYAVMAQYSPYDNLKSARYPHLFVSTGLNDPRVAYWEPAKYAARLRDLAQPGSGTIVLKTIMGAGHGGSSSRYESLNELAEEYAFALAAVDGRLSRQ; encoded by the coding sequence ATGTCCACACCCCCACGTGCGCTCCGCAAACCCACTGTGCACGACCTGCATGGCCACCAGCGGCCCGACGACTACCACTGGCTGAAAACGCAGGGCAAACGCGACCCGGAGGTCCTGGCGTACCTGACGGCCGAGAATGAGCACCTGGCGCAGGTGATGGGCACGCTGCGGGCCGAGCAGCAGGCCATCTATCAGGAGCTGCTCTCGCACGTGCAGGAACGTGACGACCAGCCGGAAGTCACGCGCGGCGGGTACGCGTACTTCACGCGCACCGTGGAAGGTCAGGCGCACGCCATCTACATGCGCCGCCCGCTGACCGGCAGCCCCGGCGCCCCAGAAGCGGAGGAGACCCTGCTGGATCTCAATGCCCTGAAGGCAACCGAAGGGCTGGACAACGTGTGGGTGTCGCACACGGCGCCCAGCCCGGACGGCCGCCGCTGGGCCTTCCTGCTCGACACCACCGGACAGGAAATCTGGGAACTGCGCGTTCTGGACACCCAAACCGGCACACTGGCCGAACCGGCCCTGAGCGGCCTGGGCGGCTGGGTGCTGGGCTGGAGTGCAGACGGCGCGGCCCTGTACTACTCCACGGATGACGCCACGCAGCGGTCCTGGCAGGTCTGGCGGCACACGCTCGGTCAGCCGCAGGCGAACGACGAACTGCTGTTCCAGGAGAACGACCCTACCTTCCGCGTGGGCGCGTTCGTGACCGAGAACGGCGCCACCCTGCTGATCGGCAGCAGCAGCAACATGGCCACTGAATGGTGGGCGCTGAGCACGCATGACCCTCAGGCGCGCCCCGCGCTGCTTCTCGGGCGGGAACGCGGCACGGAAGTGCCGGCCCTCACGGACGGCGGAGATCACTGGCTGGCCCTGACCAACCAGGGCGGCGCCAGTGAATTCAGACTCGTGCGCCTGAACAAACGCCCGGACGGACAGCCGCTCGCGTGGGCGGACGCCGCCGAGGTGCTGCCCTACACCCTGGCCCGGTACCTGACCGGCATGCGCCTGTTCAGCGGGCACCTGCTGCTCGCCGGCCGGGAAGGGGGCTTCACGCGCCTGTGGGTGCTGCCACGCAACGACGCCGGGTACGGCCAGGCGCGGCCGGTGTCGTTCCCGGAATCCAGTTGCACCGTCCGCATCGGCCCGAACCACGTGTTCACGGCCGGCGCCGCCCGCATCACGTACACCAGCCTCACCCGCCCCCTGGAGCACCTCGACCTGCACCTGGACGCGCTGACCACCACGCTGGTGAAAGTCACCCCCGTCCCTGACTACGACCCGGCCCTGTACGTCAGTGAGCAGCGCTGGGTGACCGCGCCGGACGGCGAGCAGGTGCCGGTCAGCCTGCTGCGCCGCCACGACACGCTGCTGCCCGCCCCGACCCTGCTGTACGGGTACGGCAGTTACGGGATGAGCATGGACCCCGCCTTCTCGTTCACGCGCCTGCCACTCGTGGACCGCGGTTGGGTGTGGGCCATCGCGCACATCCGCGGCGGGTCCGAGCAGGGCCGCCGCTGGTACGACGCCGGGCGCCTGGAACGCAAGATGAACACCTTCACGGACTTCATCGCGGCCGGAGAGGCCCTGCGGGGCGCGGGCGTGGCGCGCGAACTGGTCGCCATGGGCCGCAGCGCCGGCGGACTCCTGATGGGCGCCGCAGTGAATCTCCGCCCGGACCTGTGGACGGCCGCGTTCGTGGGCGTGCCGTTCGTGGACGTGCTGAGCACCATGCTGGACGACAGCATTCCCCTGACCACCGCCGAGTACGACGAGTGGGGCAACCCCAACCACGCCGGGCAGTACGCGGTCATGGCGCAGTACAGCCCCTACGACAACCTGAAATCCGCGCGCTACCCGCACCTGTTTGTCAGCACCGGCCTGAACGACCCGCGCGTCGCGTACTGGGAGCCCGCCAAGTACGCCGCACGCCTGCGGGACCTCGCGCAGCCCGGCAGCGGCACCATCGTCCTGAAAACCATCATGGGCGCCGGACACGGCGGCTCCAGCAGCCGTTACGAGTCGCTGAACGAACTGGCCGAGGAATACGCCTTCGCGCTGGCCGCCGTGGACGGCCGGCTGAGCCGCCAGTGA
- a CDS encoding OsmC family protein, with protein MADIARKASAHWEGDLRSGKGTVSTASGVLNGAQYSFGTRFENGAGTNPEELLASAHAGCFTMQLSALLANHGHTIEALDTEATCEMVKDGPGFKVSTMRLVVRGRVTGSDQADFEEHVRQAAELCPMSRVMQGNVEIVHEAILE; from the coding sequence ATGGCAGACATTGCACGGAAGGCATCGGCCCACTGGGAAGGCGACCTGCGCAGCGGCAAAGGAACGGTCAGCACCGCCAGTGGTGTCCTGAACGGCGCGCAGTACTCGTTCGGCACCCGCTTTGAAAACGGTGCGGGCACCAACCCCGAGGAGCTGCTGGCCAGCGCCCACGCGGGCTGCTTCACCATGCAGCTGAGTGCGCTGCTCGCCAACCACGGCCACACCATCGAGGCGCTGGACACCGAGGCGACCTGTGAGATGGTCAAGGACGGCCCTGGCTTCAAGGTGAGCACCATGCGCCTGGTCGTGCGGGGCCGGGTGACCGGCAGCGACCAGGCGGACTTTGAGGAGCACGTCCGGCAGGCGGCAGAGCTGTGCCCCATGAGCCGCGTCATGCAGGGCAACGTGGAAATCGTCCACGAAGCTATCCTCGAGTAG
- a CDS encoding acylphosphatase — translation MRLTALVSGTVQGVGYRRYVQRHARDLNLSGYAENLSDGRVEIVAEGPQPELDRLLHWLRRGPPHARVQDVQTIYSERTGLNDFHLY, via the coding sequence ATGCGCCTGACCGCCCTGGTGTCCGGAACGGTGCAGGGCGTCGGGTACCGCCGCTACGTGCAGCGGCACGCCCGCGACCTGAATCTCAGCGGGTACGCCGAAAATCTCAGTGACGGGCGCGTGGAGATCGTCGCTGAGGGCCCGCAGCCTGAACTGGACCGCCTGCTGCACTGGTTGCGGCGGGGCCCGCCCCACGCCCGCGTGCAGGACGTGCAGACCATCTACAGTGAACGCACCGGCCTGAACGACTTTCACCTGTACTGA
- a CDS encoding WGR domain-containing protein, translating to MSVTYLEYSDPNGAEHKFYEVTLDAATLTIRYGRIGTEGQTQHKTFPSPEKAQAEADKKLREKRRKGYEDAVAGVRQKRAVMRRTFTETRSTTRQGAPLLWQFNTNATAFGIFADDRQIWVGNEAGQVYALTPDGEVNLSFKLPDGVKCLVRDAHWTFAGCDDGNVYDLSGKLPFVAYEVEGSAALLWMDIHAGTLAASDASGNVFAFDAESDQQWANVSTGGSMGWMVRVDDQGVYYGHSAGVGMYDRHSGLPLWTQQTRGGVLFGWQAGQDLYAGTTHNLIQRFTKGGEHVQDYSCDAPVLSCATSPGGDFVFAGDSGSAVYCFTRTGERLWKLGTGVGGALSMQYAGGRLYLVTSRGYLAALDASEAAIQAAQRGETPTPRDVKLAAALPASAPLTQLNVTSDAGPGVRLRCERDGTRLRVRAIDPRFHAWNVQFPRNLREAGATYLVDDLVDAGGFYRVVGEIRRIQA from the coding sequence ATGTCTGTAACATATCTAGAGTACTCTGATCCGAACGGGGCTGAACACAAGTTCTACGAGGTGACCCTCGACGCCGCCACCCTCACCATCCGCTACGGCCGCATCGGTACCGAGGGCCAGACCCAGCACAAAACTTTCCCCAGCCCCGAAAAAGCCCAGGCCGAAGCCGACAAGAAGCTCCGCGAGAAACGCCGCAAAGGCTACGAGGACGCCGTCGCAGGCGTCCGGCAGAAACGCGCCGTGATGCGCCGCACCTTCACCGAAACCCGCAGCACCACCCGCCAGGGCGCGCCCCTGTTGTGGCAGTTCAACACCAACGCCACCGCGTTCGGCATCTTCGCCGACGACCGCCAGATCTGGGTCGGCAACGAAGCCGGACAGGTGTACGCCCTGACGCCCGACGGCGAGGTGAACCTGTCCTTCAAACTCCCGGACGGCGTCAAATGTCTCGTCCGCGACGCCCACTGGACCTTCGCCGGCTGCGACGACGGCAACGTGTACGACCTCAGCGGCAAGCTGCCCTTTGTGGCGTACGAGGTCGAAGGCAGCGCCGCCCTGCTGTGGATGGACATTCATGCCGGCACCCTGGCCGCCAGCGACGCCAGCGGGAACGTCTTCGCCTTCGACGCAGAAAGCGACCAGCAGTGGGCGAACGTCAGCACGGGCGGCAGCATGGGCTGGATGGTCCGCGTGGACGACCAGGGCGTGTACTACGGGCATTCCGCGGGTGTGGGCATGTACGACCGGCACAGCGGCCTGCCCCTCTGGACGCAGCAAACCCGGGGCGGCGTACTCTTCGGCTGGCAGGCCGGCCAGGACCTGTATGCCGGCACCACCCACAACCTCATTCAACGCTTCACGAAAGGCGGCGAGCACGTTCAGGACTACTCCTGTGACGCCCCCGTGCTGTCGTGCGCCACCAGCCCCGGTGGGGACTTCGTGTTCGCCGGCGACAGCGGCAGCGCCGTGTACTGCTTCACGCGCACCGGCGAACGCCTGTGGAAGCTCGGCACCGGCGTGGGCGGCGCACTCAGCATGCAATACGCCGGCGGGCGCCTGTACCTCGTGACCTCCCGCGGGTACCTCGCCGCCCTGGACGCCAGTGAGGCCGCCATTCAGGCCGCCCAGCGCGGCGAAACCCCCACCCCCCGCGACGTGAAGCTCGCCGCGGCCCTGCCGGCCAGCGCCCCCCTGACCCAACTGAACGTCACGAGCGACGCCGGGCCGGGTGTTCGCCTCAGGTGCGAGCGCGACGGCACGCGCCTGCGCGTCCGCGCGATCGATCCGCGCTTCCACGCCTGGAACGTGCAGTTCCCCCGCAACCTGCGCGAAGCCGGCGCCACCTACCTCGTGGATGACCTTGTGGACGCCGGCGGGTTCTACCGCGTGGTCGGGGAGATCCGCCGCATTCAGGCCTAG